The following are encoded in a window of Chaetodon auriga isolate fChaAug3 chromosome 24, fChaAug3.hap1, whole genome shotgun sequence genomic DNA:
- the LOC143317372 gene encoding uncharacterized protein LOC143317372 — MMNFTLITAFLCTFFWMSVSEFHTVEVQPGEDVTLLCSNFTTFPSHTVWFKLANRHNASCISFMFSSNGNASFCDGFQNSKFNMTSNSTTLFLKIKQADSSDSGLYFCGFYSDGKPVIVSATHLKVQGKIAVFDGLTKLMSVILAGLTAFINVAVICLAVQISKTRTADNKEQNPQWTENLDSDDLKDAALSLSSTAIRNRRPESEREVETRVVYAARRLRKQL; from the exons ATGATGAACTTTACCTTGATCACAGCTTTCCTCTGTACCTTCT tttggaTGTCAGTTTCTGAGTTTCACACTGTGGAGGTTCAGCCTGGTGAAGACGTCACACTGCTGTGCTCCAACTTTACCACGTTCCCCTCTCACACAGTGTGGTTCAAACTGGCCAACAGACACAATGCCAGCTGCATCTCCTTCATGTTTAGCTCCAATGGCAACGCATCATTCTGTGATGGATTTCAAAATAGCAAATTTAATATGACTTCCAACAGCACGACCCTCTTCCTCAAGATCAAACAAGCGGATTCATCCGACTCTGGGCTGTATTTCTGTGGATTTTACTCAGATGGAAAGCCAGTAATTGTCAGTGCAACACACTTAAAGGTTCAAGGTAAGATTGCTGTGTTTGATGGATTAACGAAGCTGATGAGTGTGATCCTGGCTGGTCTGACTGCTTTCATTAATGTGGCCGTCATTTGTCTGGCTGTTCAAATCAGCAAGACTCGCA CGGCAGATAATAAAGAGCAGAATCCACAATGGACAGAG AATCTGGACTCTGATGACCTGAAGGATGCTGCACTGAGTTTGTCTTCAACAGCAATAAGAAACAGGAGGCCTGaatcagagagagaagtggagacTCGTGTTGTTTATGCTGCCCGCAGACTCAGGAAGCAACTgtag